The following coding sequences are from one uncultured Bacteroides sp. window:
- a CDS encoding MFS transporter, with amino-acid sequence MIKIHSKKRKKGVILLILLIATILPPLDFYIVNLALSSIQKGLNTTAGQLQMIVSFYTCAYAVFQITGGRLGDLFGRKRMFMLGLFGFIMASMICGLATNPMIIITGRIIQGISGAVMGPQILAIIHISFSEKEKPRVMALYSFTFGLAAVLGQYIGGWLIFHDIGGLGWRIIFLMNVPIGLSALIGAVFMLPDESKRLKESIDVFGIILLSLTLGLIVYPLTLLSGEGWTISIIAMLLSSIVFLISFISYEKRITVKGKTPLVNMSVFRHKNLSIGSIVAFLFYCSGIFYLGLGIYLQEDQHWNPLDAGTAIIPFGIGFVLSSLASPYVIKKVGDYSLNIGLLSYALGLSCIIYGISLPEPTSYLFYSGLFLSGCGMGFTLSSIVRISLSGIPFKFAGLASGVINCSLQIGSAIGVAGIGSIFFALSEERGYGYSFQISLLFVVVLLISACFLSLLITKKK; translated from the coding sequence ATGATTAAAATACATAGTAAGAAAAGGAAAAAAGGTGTAATACTATTGATTTTGCTAATTGCAACAATATTACCTCCACTTGATTTTTATATTGTAAATCTTGCGCTATCTTCTATTCAAAAAGGATTAAATACAACAGCCGGACAATTACAAATGATTGTATCGTTTTACACTTGTGCGTATGCCGTATTCCAAATAACAGGTGGCAGGTTAGGCGACTTATTTGGTAGAAAGAGAATGTTCATGTTGGGTTTGTTTGGTTTCATTATGGCTTCAATGATATGTGGCTTGGCAACAAACCCTATGATCATAATTACAGGAAGAATCATTCAAGGAATATCTGGAGCTGTCATGGGGCCGCAAATTTTAGCTATTATTCATATTTCTTTTTCTGAAAAAGAAAAGCCAAGAGTGATGGCTCTATATAGTTTTACTTTTGGACTTGCTGCTGTTTTAGGTCAATATATCGGAGGTTGGTTAATTTTTCATGATATTGGAGGTTTAGGTTGGAGAATTATTTTTTTGATGAATGTTCCAATAGGATTATCGGCTTTGATAGGAGCGGTATTTATGCTACCTGATGAATCCAAAAGATTAAAAGAGAGCATAGATGTGTTTGGAATTATTTTATTGTCTCTAACGTTGGGATTGATTGTATATCCGCTCACTTTGCTTTCTGGAGAAGGTTGGACTATTTCTATTATTGCTATGCTATTAAGTAGTATTGTATTTCTAATATCTTTTATCAGCTATGAAAAGAGAATAACGGTCAAAGGTAAAACACCATTAGTAAATATGTCTGTATTCAGACATAAAAATTTATCGATAGGAAGTATTGTGGCATTTTTGTTTTATTGTAGTGGTATCTTTTATCTTGGATTAGGTATTTATTTGCAAGAGGACCAACACTGGAATCCATTAGACGCAGGAACAGCTATTATCCCTTTTGGAATAGGATTTGTCTTATCTTCATTAGCTTCTCCTTATGTTATCAAGAAGGTAGGAGATTACTCTTTGAATATAGGACTTTTGTCTTATGCCTTAGGACTTAGCTGTATCATTTACGGTATTTCATTACCCGAACCAACATCCTATTTATTCTATTCTGGTCTGTTTTTATCAGGATGTGGTATGGGATTTACATTATCTTCCATTGTCCGTATTTCTTTGTCCGGTATTCCCTTCAAATTTGCAGGACTGGCATCAGGCGTAATCAATTGTTCTTTGCAAATTGGTTCTGCTATCGGAGTAGCTGGCATTGGTAGTATCTTTTTTGCTTTGAGTGAGGAAAGAGGTTACGGTTATTCCTTTCAGATTTCATTACTTTTCGTTGTTGTGCTACTTATCTCTGCTTGTTTTCTTTCATTGCTTATTACCAAGAAAAAATGA
- a CDS encoding ABC transporter substrate-binding protein, protein MKKYLFIVIIILSVFEACSTSYPSPPKSEYKRIVVIGQSALNLLLELNLQERIVGIAYLEDINSLKKYDNLPILTTGWLDKETILSLKPDLIFAMEAALRVDRIGNREFWEKRGIKVFTMDDYRQDKSFVNYFKDIHSVGVLFDIQSRADSFIVDLQELRSKSAKQQLPHRRVLHLSHLSSNQFYYYPPSLCLLDEIIEDCGSEYINWGNKPFILPIETILESNPDKIIITQFRKKKNPGFINQLSKDRYLRHLPAVYNKNILEVNYTQSIRGTINMQEVYFEVAKFLQYE, encoded by the coding sequence ATGAAAAAGTACTTATTTATAGTTATAATTATTCTATCTGTTTTCGAGGCTTGTTCAACAAGTTATCCTTCTCCTCCCAAATCAGAATATAAGAGGATTGTTGTTATTGGACAATCCGCACTGAATCTATTATTAGAGTTGAACTTACAAGAACGAATAGTTGGAATTGCCTATTTAGAAGATATAAATTCATTGAAAAAATATGATAATCTGCCAATCTTAACGACAGGATGGCTTGATAAAGAGACTATCTTATCTCTTAAGCCAGATTTAATTTTTGCAATGGAAGCTGCATTGAGAGTTGACCGTATAGGCAATAGAGAGTTTTGGGAGAAACGGGGGATAAAAGTCTTTACCATGGATGACTATAGGCAGGATAAAAGCTTTGTTAATTATTTCAAAGATATTCATTCTGTAGGTGTTCTGTTTGATATTCAGAGCAGAGCAGACTCATTCATCGTTGATCTGCAAGAATTAAGGAGCAAATCTGCCAAACAACAACTCCCGCACAGGCGTGTCCTGCATCTATCTCATCTTAGCAGTAATCAATTTTATTATTATCCGCCATCTTTATGTTTATTAGATGAAATAATTGAAGATTGTGGCAGTGAATATATCAATTGGGGAAACAAGCCCTTTATTTTGCCTATTGAAACGATACTGGAATCTAATCCGGATAAAATAATTATTACTCAATTTCGAAAAAAGAAGAACCCAGGTTTTATTAACCAGTTATCTAAAGATAGATATCTAAGACATCTTCCAGCAGTTTACAATAAAAACATTTTGGAAGTTAATTATACTCAATCTATTAGAGGAACAATAAACATGCAAGAGGTTTATTTTGAAGTTGCTAAATTTTTACAATATGAATAA